The Coffea eugenioides isolate CCC68of chromosome 8, Ceug_1.0, whole genome shotgun sequence genome has a segment encoding these proteins:
- the LOC113779804 gene encoding monodehydroascorbate reductase, chloroplastic/mitochondrial isoform X1 has translation MSSAAVRRVLPMAAIISNPTSLKHGLSLFCPELHSSASCSSFNPSRRFQRRNFVAASTSSSFANDNREFVIVGGGNAAGYAARTFVEHGVANGKLCIVSKEAHAPYERPALTKAYLFPLDKKPARLPGFHTCVGSGGERQTPDWYKDQGIEMFYEDPVTGIDIEKQTLTTNSGKLLKYGSLIIATGCTATRFPEKIGGNLPGVHYIRDVADADSLISSLERSNKIVVIGGGYIGMEVAAAAVGWKLDTTIIFPEEHLLQRLFTPSLAQKYEQLYSDNGVKFVKGASIKSLEANSDGHVAGVRLDNGSTIEADTVVVGIGAKPAVSPFDSIGLNNKVGGIQVDGQFRTSVPGIFAIGDVAAFPLKMYNRIARVEHVDHARRSAQHCTKALLTANTSTYDYLPYFYSRVFEYEGSPRKIWWQFFGDNVGETVEIGHFDPKVATFWIDSGKLKGVLLESGSLEEFQLLPKLARNQPLVDKAKLQNASSVEEALEIARASLPVEAVA, from the exons ATGTCCTCCG CAGCAGTCCGTAGGGTACTACCAATGGCCGCCATTATCTCCAATCCGACGTCGTTGAAGCACGGACTTTCTCTATTTTGTCCGGAATTGCACTCCTCAGcttcttgttcttcttttaATCCTTCCAGACGCTTCCAAAGAAGAAACTTCGTAGCCGCTTCTACCTCCTCCTCCTTCGCCAACGACAATCGAGA GTTTGTGATTGTGGGAGGGGGAAATGCAGCTGGATATGCAGCTAGGACTTTCGTCGAGCACGGAGTGGCTAATGGAAAGCTTTGCATTGTCTCCAAAGAG GCACATGCACCATATGAACGTCCAGCTCTGACAAAAGCTTATCTTTTTCCTTTAGACAAAAAGCCAGCACGTTTACCG GGTTTCCACACTTGCGTTGGCTCAGGTGGAGAAAGACAGACACCAGATTGGTACAAGGACCAGGGAATAGAG ATGTTTTATGAAGATCCTGTAACAGGCATTGACATTGAAAAGCAAACCTTAACAACAAATTCAGGAAAACTGCTCAAGTATGGTTCCCTTATAATAGCTACCGGATGCACGGCTACCAG ATTTCCAGAGAAAATTGGAGGAAATTTACCTGGTGTCCATTACATCCGTGATGTTGCTGATGCAGATTCTCTGATATCCTCATTG GAGAGATCAAATAAAATTGTTGTAATTGGCGGTGGCTATATTGGCATGGAAGTTGCAGCTGCAGCTGTTGGCTGGAAACTTGATACTACT ATCATATTTCCAGAGGAACATTTGTTGCAAAGGTTATTTACTCCTTCTCTTGCCCAAAAATATGAACAACTTTACTCAGACAACGGTGTCAAATTTGTTAAG GGTGCTTCCATAAAAAGTTTAGAAGCTAATTCAGATGGCCACGTCGCTGGCGTCAGACTTGATAATGGATCTACTATAGAAGCTGACACG GTTGTTGTTGGTATTGGAGCAAAACCTGCTGTTAGTCCCTTTGATAGCATTGGTTTGAATAACAAAGTAGGAGGAATACAG GTAGATGGGCAGTTCAGAACAAGTGTTCCTGGAATTTTTGCTATTGGAGATGTAGCAGCATTCCCTTTAAAG ATGTATAACCGAATTGCAAGAGTTGAGCATGTTGACCATGCTCGGCGATCTGCCCAGCATTGTACCAAGGCATTACTAACTGCAAACACTTCCAC GTATGATTATCTCCCATATTTTTATTCAAGAGTTTTTGAATATGAAGGCAGCCCGAGGAAAATCTGGTGGCAGTTTTTTGGGGACAATG TTGGAGAAACCGTTGAAATTGGGCATTTCGATCCAAAGGTTGCAACTTTTTGGATAGACTCGG GTAAACTTAAGGGGGTCCTGCTTGAAAGTGGAAGTCTTGAG GAATTCCAATTGCTACCCAAACTGGCTAGGAACCAGCCTTTAGTCGACAAAGCCAAACTTCAGAATGCTTCTTCAGTTGAGGAGGCGCTTGAAATTGCCCGAGCTTCCTTGCCGGTTGAGGCTGTAGCTTAG
- the LOC113779804 gene encoding monodehydroascorbate reductase, chloroplastic/mitochondrial isoform X2, with the protein MSSAVRRVLPMAAIISNPTSLKHGLSLFCPELHSSASCSSFNPSRRFQRRNFVAASTSSSFANDNREFVIVGGGNAAGYAARTFVEHGVANGKLCIVSKEAHAPYERPALTKAYLFPLDKKPARLPGFHTCVGSGGERQTPDWYKDQGIEMFYEDPVTGIDIEKQTLTTNSGKLLKYGSLIIATGCTATRFPEKIGGNLPGVHYIRDVADADSLISSLERSNKIVVIGGGYIGMEVAAAAVGWKLDTTIIFPEEHLLQRLFTPSLAQKYEQLYSDNGVKFVKGASIKSLEANSDGHVAGVRLDNGSTIEADTVVVGIGAKPAVSPFDSIGLNNKVGGIQVDGQFRTSVPGIFAIGDVAAFPLKMYNRIARVEHVDHARRSAQHCTKALLTANTSTYDYLPYFYSRVFEYEGSPRKIWWQFFGDNVGETVEIGHFDPKVATFWIDSGKLKGVLLESGSLEEFQLLPKLARNQPLVDKAKLQNASSVEEALEIARASLPVEAVA; encoded by the exons ATGTCCTCCG CAGTCCGTAGGGTACTACCAATGGCCGCCATTATCTCCAATCCGACGTCGTTGAAGCACGGACTTTCTCTATTTTGTCCGGAATTGCACTCCTCAGcttcttgttcttcttttaATCCTTCCAGACGCTTCCAAAGAAGAAACTTCGTAGCCGCTTCTACCTCCTCCTCCTTCGCCAACGACAATCGAGA GTTTGTGATTGTGGGAGGGGGAAATGCAGCTGGATATGCAGCTAGGACTTTCGTCGAGCACGGAGTGGCTAATGGAAAGCTTTGCATTGTCTCCAAAGAG GCACATGCACCATATGAACGTCCAGCTCTGACAAAAGCTTATCTTTTTCCTTTAGACAAAAAGCCAGCACGTTTACCG GGTTTCCACACTTGCGTTGGCTCAGGTGGAGAAAGACAGACACCAGATTGGTACAAGGACCAGGGAATAGAG ATGTTTTATGAAGATCCTGTAACAGGCATTGACATTGAAAAGCAAACCTTAACAACAAATTCAGGAAAACTGCTCAAGTATGGTTCCCTTATAATAGCTACCGGATGCACGGCTACCAG ATTTCCAGAGAAAATTGGAGGAAATTTACCTGGTGTCCATTACATCCGTGATGTTGCTGATGCAGATTCTCTGATATCCTCATTG GAGAGATCAAATAAAATTGTTGTAATTGGCGGTGGCTATATTGGCATGGAAGTTGCAGCTGCAGCTGTTGGCTGGAAACTTGATACTACT ATCATATTTCCAGAGGAACATTTGTTGCAAAGGTTATTTACTCCTTCTCTTGCCCAAAAATATGAACAACTTTACTCAGACAACGGTGTCAAATTTGTTAAG GGTGCTTCCATAAAAAGTTTAGAAGCTAATTCAGATGGCCACGTCGCTGGCGTCAGACTTGATAATGGATCTACTATAGAAGCTGACACG GTTGTTGTTGGTATTGGAGCAAAACCTGCTGTTAGTCCCTTTGATAGCATTGGTTTGAATAACAAAGTAGGAGGAATACAG GTAGATGGGCAGTTCAGAACAAGTGTTCCTGGAATTTTTGCTATTGGAGATGTAGCAGCATTCCCTTTAAAG ATGTATAACCGAATTGCAAGAGTTGAGCATGTTGACCATGCTCGGCGATCTGCCCAGCATTGTACCAAGGCATTACTAACTGCAAACACTTCCAC GTATGATTATCTCCCATATTTTTATTCAAGAGTTTTTGAATATGAAGGCAGCCCGAGGAAAATCTGGTGGCAGTTTTTTGGGGACAATG TTGGAGAAACCGTTGAAATTGGGCATTTCGATCCAAAGGTTGCAACTTTTTGGATAGACTCGG GTAAACTTAAGGGGGTCCTGCTTGAAAGTGGAAGTCTTGAG GAATTCCAATTGCTACCCAAACTGGCTAGGAACCAGCCTTTAGTCGACAAAGCCAAACTTCAGAATGCTTCTTCAGTTGAGGAGGCGCTTGAAATTGCCCGAGCTTCCTTGCCGGTTGAGGCTGTAGCTTAG
- the LOC113779718 gene encoding heavy metal-associated isoprenylated plant protein 39-like → MADMKKVVVKLGIHDDKDKQKALKAVSSLSGIDSLSIDMKEKKLTVVGDVDPVDVVSKLRKSWHTEIVTVGPAKEQEKKKEEPKKEEKKDDGKKDEKKSESEQIAELLNRYRSYNPYLTQQYVVHSAEEDPNSCVIC, encoded by the exons ATGGCTGATATGAAG AAAGTGGTGGTGAAATTGGGCATACATGATGACAAAGATAAGCAGAAGGCCTTGAAAGCAGTTTCCAGCCTCTCAG GCATTGATTCTCTTTCTATTGACATGAAAGAGAAGAAATTAACGGTGGTTGGGGATGTTGATCCGGTTGATGTGGTTAGCAAATTGAGAAAATCCTGGCACACGGAAATAGTGACAGTAGGGCCGGCAAAGgagcaagagaagaaaaaggaagaaccCAAGAAAGAGGAGAAGAAGGATGATGGGAAGAAAGACGAAAAGAAGTCTGAAAGTGAACAGATTGCTGAGCTTTTGAATCGTTACAGGAGCTACAATCCCTATTTGACACAGCAGTATGTTGTCCACAGCGCAGAAGAGGATCCCAATTCTTGTGTCATCTGTTAA